The nucleotide sequence AGTGTAGAACTGGATTGGAACGTTTTTTGTTTGACACTGCATTTTATACATGGTATATTTATCTCGAATTAAAGATAAATGAATTCGTGATAACAGGGAGGAGGGTACTTTATGAGTAAATATGACAAACAATTAAAAGCATTTACTGTTTTGCATCGGGCTCAAACTTCCGTTCAAGAAGCGACGAAAAAAGATATCCAGCAGCATGATCTGAATTTAACGGAATTTGCCGTGATGGAATTGCTTTATCATAAAGGAGATCAGCCTATTCAAATCATCGGTAAAAAAGTATTAATCGCAAGCAGCAGTATTACGTATGTCGTCGATAAACTGGAGAAAAAAAATCTCGTTGCACGTGTTGCCTGTCCGACAGATCGCCGTGTTACGTTTGTTTCGTTAACGGATGAAGGAAAACAGATGATTGAATCGATTTTCCCATCGCATGAAGAAAAGATTGCATCGATTTTTGATGTGTTATCGGATGAAGAACTGCAAAACTTAACAGACTATTTAAAGCGTGTGGGACACCATGCGGACAAACTTTAAAGTGATAAACAAGCATCGGGCTCGGTGCATTTTTCTTAAACTAATATCTCGATATCGAGAAAAATGGAGGCAATACAGATGAACCATATTAAAGGAATCCACCACGTAACAGCCATTACAAGCAGTGCAGAAAAAAACTATGAATTTTTCACATATGTATTAGGAATGCGACTAGTGAAAAAAACTGTCAACCAGGATGATATTCAAACATATCACCTGTTTTTCGCGGATGATAAAGGTTCTGCAGGAACAGATATGACATTCTTTGATTTCCCGGGAATTCCGAAAGGTCGTCACGGTACGGACGAAATTTACAAAACAGCTTTCCGTGTACCAAATGATGCAGCACTGGAATATTGGGTGAAACGTTTTGACCGTCTGAAAGTACAGCATGGAGGCATTAAACCATTATTCGGTAAGCAAACATTATCGTTCATCGATTTCGATGATCAGCAATATATGCTCATTTCAGATGAAAACAATGAAGGGATCGCTTCTGGTACACCTTGGCAAAAAGGTCCGATTCCATTAGAGTTTGCGATTACTGGATTAGGCCCGATTCATGTACGCGTTTCGAACTATGATTATTTCAAGGAAGTTCTTGAAAAAGTCTTAGTGATGCGTCAAACAGGCAAAGAAGATTCACTGCACTTATTTGAAGTAGGAGAAGGCGGAAACGGGGCATCTGTTATTGTCGAGCACAATACGGTATTACAGCCAGGTCGTCAAGGTTTCGGTACAGTTCACCATGCAGCATTCCGTGTAGAAGACACAGCCGTGTTGCGTGAATGGATCGGGCGTCTTGAAAGCTTCGGGTTCGGTACGTCAGGCTATGTAGACCGTTTCTTCTTTGAATCACTTTATGCACGTGTAGCGCCGGGGATTTTATTTGAATGGGCAACAGATGGACCAGGATTCATGGGCGATG is from Solibacillus isronensis and encodes:
- a CDS encoding MarR family winged helix-turn-helix transcriptional regulator, whose translation is MSKYDKQLKAFTVLHRAQTSVQEATKKDIQQHDLNLTEFAVMELLYHKGDQPIQIIGKKVLIASSSITYVVDKLEKKNLVARVACPTDRRVTFVSLTDEGKQMIESIFPSHEEKIASIFDVLSDEELQNLTDYLKRVGHHADKL
- a CDS encoding ring-cleaving dioxygenase; amino-acid sequence: MNHIKGIHHVTAITSSAEKNYEFFTYVLGMRLVKKTVNQDDIQTYHLFFADDKGSAGTDMTFFDFPGIPKGRHGTDEIYKTAFRVPNDAALEYWVKRFDRLKVQHGGIKPLFGKQTLSFIDFDDQQYMLISDENNEGIASGTPWQKGPIPLEFAITGLGPIHVRVSNYDYFKEVLEKVLVMRQTGKEDSLHLFEVGEGGNGASVIVEHNTVLQPGRQGFGTVHHAAFRVEDTAVLREWIGRLESFGFGTSGYVDRFFFESLYARVAPGILFEWATDGPGFMGDEPYETVGEILSLPPFLESKRDYIESVVRPIDTVRSTKTIEKEYE